A single window of Maylandia zebra isolate NMK-2024a linkage group LG2, Mzebra_GT3a, whole genome shotgun sequence DNA harbors:
- the LOC101484878 gene encoding uncharacterized protein LOC101484878: protein MDTMEIDDTLLYMDGNLITQVNFRRRNQILRGVTVSLGLLCAVLLCSNISQFIFYEIIHPKSEDQTQPYHNTLTQNKEKLQNDNDNLTAERDRLEISYDALSKETRQLKIILSNLTKDKDELQHYYSYLITKRDELEANFSNVKNEKDRLQTNFINLKQERDQFETNYTHMQRKLEGLQTNHNNLTATAEQLQTSYNNLQREKDALSVLFTALRVKEVQLEGNYTVLKREKDQLQRSYNSLNRNKLQTDQSYNTLRKDKEQLQTRYNTLRKEKEQLQTNYSRLTTAREELQSKVKRMTTKLSGIPCQAHWRRFDISCYFVSTLKKNWTESRKACIAEGADLLVIDSAEEQLFVNELLDKSERQNAWIGLTDTLTEGVWTWVDGTPITIEYWQPGQPNDFKSQDCGEYVSTDKGSWNDDGCFAAQNYICEK, encoded by the exons ATGGACACAATGGAAATTGATGACACCTTATTATATATGGACGGCAATCTCATCACTCAAG TGAATTTTCGCAGAAGAAACCAGATCCTCAGAGGTGTCACTGTGAGCCTCGGATTACTGTGTGCTGTCCTGTTGTGCAGTAACATAAGTCAATTTATATTCT aTGAGATCATCCATCCTAAATCAGAAGACCAAACACAGCCATATCACAATACACTCACTCAAAATAAGGAGAAACTCCAAAATGATAATGACAACCTGACTGCAGAGAGGGACAGACTGGAGATCAGTTATGATGCTTTGAGTAAGGAGACTAGACAGTTAAAGATCATACTGAGCAACCTCACAAAAGACAAAGATGAGCTGCAGCACTATTACAGTTATTTGATTACTAAACGAGATGAGCTGGAGGCCAATTTCAGCAATGTGAAAAATGAGAAGGACCGGCTACAAACAAATTTCATCAACTTAAAACAAGAGAGAGATCAATTCGAGACAAATTACACTCACATGCAGAGGAAGCTTGAGGGCTTACAGACTAATCACAATAATCTGACAGCAACTGCAGAGCAGCTACAAACCAGCTACAATAACCTCCAAAGAGAAAAGGATGCATTAAGCGTTCTTTTTACTGCACTGAGAGTAAAAGAAGTCCAGCTAGAAGGTAATTACACTGTGTTAAAGAGGGAGAAAGACCAGTTACAAAGAAGCTACAATAGTCTGAATAGAAACAAACTTCAAACTGACCAGAGCTATAACACCCTGCGGAAAGACAAAGAGCAACTTCAAACCAGGTATAATACTTTGAGGAAGGAAAAGGAACAATTACAAACCAACTACAGTCGCTTGACTACAGCTAGAGAAGAGTTACAATCGAAAGTCAAAAGGATGACCACTAAACTAAGCG GCATTCCTTGTCAGGCCCACTGGAGAAGGTTTGACATAAGCTGTTATTTTGTCTCAACCTTGAAGAAAAACTGGACAGAAAGCAGAAAAGCCTGCATCGCTGAAGGTGCAGATCTACTTGTCATAGACAGCGCTGAGGAACAG CTTTTTGTCAACGAATTACTGGACAAGAGCGAGAGGCAAAATGCTTGGATTGGCCTCACTGACACACTTACAGAGGGGGTTTGGACCTGGGTGGATGGGACCCCTATTACCATAGA ATACTGGCAGCCTGGGCAGCCTAATGACTTCAAAAGCCAGGACTGTGGAGAATATGTTTCAACTGATAAAGGATCATGGAATGACGATGGCTGTTTCGCAGCACAAAATTATATTTGTGAGAAATAA